One Argentina anserina chromosome 6, drPotAnse1.1, whole genome shotgun sequence genomic window, CAAGGTGAATGATCTTGGAGGTTTGTTCAGGGTTACTTCAAGAGATACAAGACATCCTGAAGGTTGCAACAATCATTTGGTATCAACTCACCAAGGTGGagattgttgtgtttttggctcgttgatgcatgttggagttaggattcagtaatcaaatccaggtttagaaaagaaataagttagcacagcttttctatatgttttaggagagtatatcttccaatattctattaggatttgtgttaGGTTTAGTAATCCTAGTCCATATTGTATCAGCAGTccctattgatataaatagggcTGCAGGGAGGTTTTTTAGACAGAGAGACAGAAATCCTAAAGAGAGAGCTAAGGGTGATAGAGAGATAGGAGCTAGACAGGGAGGTGTTAAGGTCTGCAATAAGTACTTGTACCtaaattcttcagtactagtaaatctctcaagagagatcacagtggaggtaggcttcagctgaaccactataattttggtgtgtttctgtttactCTTCTTTGCTTATATCGCGAATAACTATTAAGATCTAAAGGCGCTTATAACAACACTAATCTAGTCAATAGGGCAGAACCTGGCCTGCATCAAGAACATATCTCAGAAAAGATTCAAAGGCAAGTGCAGACATACCAAAACCCCTTTCCGCACATTTCCAAGAGGACCTCGAAATTTTTCATACGCTGTAACAAACAATAACGTGCATGAGAAAACTGTAACCAAATGAAATAACAGTGGAAAATCAACAAATGCAACAATGACACAAAGCAAAATGAAAGATAATTAGTCAAGCAATACAAGGAAAGAAGGTTGGAGAAAGTATTATATACTTCAGCacaaaaacatataaaccTGCAAAAGTGTTCCATCCACAATCACAACCCCGAAGATATAGCAAACTTAAGTGCACCCGATTCTGTCCATATCCAGTATATCATTCCATTAAGTCGGACATGATTCTAACTCTCTCATGTcccaaatcaaacaagatgcAGTAGAAATTATATTGAAATTACAATATGAAATTCAGTTTGGGTTCTGAGTATAAAGAGCTCACATGAAAAAAAGAAGGGATACGTAAGATGAGAGAAAAATTAACATAAGTTTCATAAAAAAGTAATGTGCTTGTCATGCAACAATCGTAACTGCAAGAAACCCCAAAATGTCATTTTGTATAATTATTCTATAACCCGAATCAGCCCCACAAGCAAATATTTTTGGGGCAACAAGTACTAATCCCATTTTAATATTAAAGGTGCTTCTTTTTGTTTGGGAACTGATTATTAAATTTTCTCAGCATACAGCATATGTAGACTTCTTTCGCCACAGCCTGGGGATGTAATAAAATGCCCTTCCAGTAcagaaaattatcaaatttaaAGTGTTCTCACACTTGGGCCAGCATGAGTTTGATAATTTGACATTTCAAAGGTTAACACAACAGAAACATGAAATATAAATTCTCATACAAATTTTATGTTATAATCAATTAGATGCAGATATCTGTATGCTCCAACAGTATAATAAATACATGCATGACTACACACAGAATCAGAGTTCAAACACACATGTCAGCAGTCAAAAGGGGGACAGGTTCATAAAGAAAGGAGAACCAAAATAACAAGCAAGCGAAGGGAAAAGGATGAGGAATATCATACTTAAAAAAGCACGATGCATAAACCCAGTTCCACGTGTGGCACTGCTAAATACACTTCTGTAACCAACTAGTCCCctgagaaataaaaataaaaaaaacactgaTCATATTGTTCGAGtttgaatttaatttaatcACACATAATAACTTGGAATAGAATGTCAAGTAAACCAGAAGAAATTGTCCTAAAGAGGGGGAAAGTGGGAAATAAAATTCACTTTTCTTTAAAACCCCAGAAATGTTTAAAGTATAGTCCTACGGTATATCAAACATGATGTTGACTGTGCCACAATAGTAAGAAGCGTCTTAGACCCAACAAGCAAGCTGGGAATGCTGACCTTTGTTCTAACATTATGGCACTATATATTCATTTATAATTTGGTCAATTTATTATGAAGTCAAGCAAAATAACCTCAATGACAGCAAAGTAGCATAAATTCAAAGAGGCAGCAAAAAATAATTGATGTTAAGAGGATAAGCAAACCTGGATGGACATGTCAAGGATAATCTAGTCCTGCCATCATTTCCTGGAACAGGACCCATGTCAAGAACCTCAGCTCGCCTATGAGATAAGGCTTCCATAACTAACCCCACATGATCTTCATTTACCTGAAACTTCATACATGAGTCTTTGTGTTTGAAGCAGTCAGTATTTCTTTGGAAAGTCTAAAAGCTAGATTAAATGTGTTTTCTTGACTTCTAAAAAGTATCCTAGAGTCCAGCTACATTAAATGTGTTTTCTTGACTTGTGTTAGTCATTATTATCTAGtgtttttttgtgtttagCTTGAAGGTTTAGTAGTTTAGGAGCATTTATTGTGAGTAATTGAGTCTAGGTTATTTAAGAAGTTGTAGCTTATATTGGTTTCTCAGTTTTTAAAGTTCAATAGAATCAGTTTATTCAAATCTTTTAGCTTAAGGGTTTCAGTTTCTTTCCCTTTTAGCTATTTTCTACCCAACCCCAGTTCAGATCCTATTAGGGCCTGCATCAGTGTTGAAAGGAAAAAGTTACGAAAAATGACATATGAACTTCTTGCCTCTATAGTAACTTCTTCAATTGGCTCGAGCCTTTGACCATTCTCTGTTTTATACCTGATTCAGTACAGGAAAATCGGTCCACTGTTCAAAGAATATTTCAAATAGATGGAGCAAAGAATTATTGTACACTGACCAATGCCTGTGTGCATATACAAATGAAGACATATTACACATATAACACCAACTCTATACAACTAGAGCTTTAAGATTGTTTTTTATGCCAAAACTAATTAATTGGAACAAATAAGATTTACTTTCAAATGAATTGTTTCAGGAATATCCGGTAAAAGTATTGAAGATCTCCTCCATTCCCTATTATTTTATCATATATGGGCTGTTACTTTGGTTATGTCTCCTTAAAAACTAATTAATATTAATATGattctttcaaaaataaaGATTGAGAGAGATAGAATCTTTGACGTGGGAACTCTGTATTATATAAAATGGTCAGAATTGAACGAGCAATAGATCAACCAGTGGCTTGTAAGCAACATCGAAACTCACATGACTTTGGGTGGTGACACAGAGAGCTCAAAACCTTCACGCCTCATATTCTCAATTAAGATACCTGTTTTATGTAACAGGTAAACTGCTTTTAAAATATGTTTAAACCTAAGTGCCAATGAAATGAATAAATGCCAGTGGATGAGAACCATTCAATCTATATAAACCCAGGTGCtaatgaaatgaaaacatgTAAATGGATGAGAACTATGCAAATTAAAAGCCAAAGCACACCTACTTAGTTGGTGCTCTCTGATCTTTTATATGCAAAACAAATACTGATCAAGAATGAAAGTTGCAAACAAATGAGGAACCAACCGAGTTGAAGTTCTCCCCTGCCTTGAACTTCAAATGACTCTGATAAGCCAGGGAGTACATTAATAGCAAGATTTGTTTCTGCTTCAGCTGATAGCCGATCCCCAATCTTTCCTCCAGTCAGCTACAATACATCACCATATGTCAGATAATGTTGATTGGTTCACAAGTGAACCCAGTTGTTGCAATTCATAAATTATTTTTGCATTAAAGTTTTAATCCTCAATTATAGTAGCAAAGAACTACCTAATACACAACATGTTAAATAGAAGACAGCATAAGTAGTCATCACTATAATAACTGATGTTGTGTCtctatacatgtatatatgtgtaaatatataataacttATTGCAACAACAAATAATCATGACTTACATGGGTACCATCACGTCCAGCTAATGGAGAGTCATTCACACCAAAAGTCATGGAAATAGTTGGAGGATCCAACTCCACAGTTGGTAATGCAGTCATTACCTATCACACATAATGGAAAGTCAGGTTTCACATCTGTACCTGACCAAATACACCATTAATTATATAGAATGATGCTAAGGAACACGTAGATAAAGGGAATTGcacagctatatatatattctgcaTCTTTTTAAAGAGAGATTTAgctaaataaataattaaagttGAATACaagtaaatttaaaataaaatatgggAATTAAGATCCACTTATTTTAAAATCCACTCCTTATTTCCTTTTTAAGTAACTTAAATTTTGTCTTTAGTTACATGTGTTTTGTTTCTGTCTACACGTTTACCAAAGAAAATGAGGATGTGTGGATTGTAAAATGGGGAGTGTGGATTTCACTTCCCTAAAAGTCTAAAACAAAGGATGTACAAGACTTTATTGCCAAGAATAAAGAGAGAATAAGAGAACTCGTGGAAAAAGAAAGCTTCAGCCTTAACACTGCACGAAATAACCAACCgcttaaacaaaacaaaaaaaaataaaaaataataagaaaGTTGTTAACTTGAAAGATTTTCATACTCTAGTTTTGGAGTATCTTATCACCTCTAAAAATTAAACTGCAACAAAATTTGGAAGTCATCATGACTCCAGATTTCATCTCCTCTGATCCACCTTTTAGTCTTGCAATATGACTCTTTACTAACAACACCAACAGTAAAGACAACTTCCTTAACCCTTTGTCATTTAAGTTTCTTCTAAAAATTCTATAACCAAAACCCAGCTCACAGCCAAAAGAAAAGGCACTTGGTATTGCTCATTTTTCAATTGTTATGTTGTGGATACTTCAAAACTTAAAATTGATTTCCCCAAACATTAAACTTCAAAACTTAAAAAGCCACAAAAAGACTTGTCCTGgctataaatataaatacatgtgcGCGCAAACATATTACCATCTATCCTAATTCCAACTAGCAGCAGTTTTGAAAAACCTGGGTAAGAGTATTAACTTTTGTGCCAACAACTACTAGCAGGAACACacagtagaagaagaagagtatacaaaaaacaaataagataCAAAAGGCTAATAACATAAATCAGGGAAGCCAAAAACATAATCAAGTGAAACCTCCAACTTCATATGTGAAGCCAAAGCACTACCTGTCTGCCTCAAACCCAACAAATCCTTGTTCAGActtctttttattatttgaaaccatttgtgtatttttatttggtacttgtttgtagaaaaattcataaatttaattaaaaatagcAAATTTGATAAATCCAATATATCCTCAATATATTCCCGATATATCTTTTTACCGTATCGGTGATACGATCCTGATAAGCGCTATTTAAACCATTGGCTATAGCTTATTCAAATAGAAGTTTATAAAATACACCAACACACCTCAACGCTAGTGATTGTATGGCCAATAGATGGACGTGCTAACCCGGCCATTGATATTATGTCACCAGCCCCAGCACTGTCAATGAGAACCATATTTGTTCCCTTCTTTTTCATCAGCTTCACAATCTACAAGAATAAGCAGTCTCTTGTTACTAGTCACACTCCCAAGTAAATTAAGAAGATAAAAGAAACAAGCAAAATACTCAAAaagaaactttttttttcagcatTCTAATGTGTTCCTATTAATAATGTAAGAGAGTATAGCTCAAGTTCAATtctcaaaaatgaaaaaaaaaagtagatttagAAAAGTTTGGCTCAAGAGTCTTACAGTTCTTAATATTTCAAAATCTTTCATAAAGCAGATCAAGGCTTATATTCAAGTAAAATACCGTTCAGATATAATCCTTCGTATATCGTTGGTATTGTGCTTATGAAACGAAAAGGCATTATGATTTCAATCAAACCTGGGTACATCTAAATGAATTGTTTTCACTGAGAGTCGAACATGCTTCAATGGTTGTATGTTTTAATCTTAGTTTGAGAAAAGTATAGTTGCAGGGCTCCAAATGATTTgtttaaaaattaaataaattacataagaacatcaaaaaaagaaaagaaaaaaaaaagatatactCAAAGGGTACCAACAGGAAAACCTTAATAGAGCCATCTCATGCAAGCTGAATTAAGTGACCCTTACATTTTCACAATACAACAGCACATATGTGAGAACCAGGATTTTGAATGGTGAAACTTGAAAGAGCTTTACAAAGTTATGGCTAAATATcgttttcattttctcatgggaaaaaaaatcactaaaCATAGTCCATGCATTGTTCTTAAACAAAATACTTGCTTTCAACTCAAATGAATGAAATATAGGATCAACTACCTTCCCTTCTTCAACTTTCTCAACTCCAGACTCTTTGTTTTGCAGCCCGTGAACTCTATCACCAACCCGAACACAACCAGAAGAAACTCGTCCAGTCAATATGCGTCCAAGGTAGAAGTCCTTTTCCATCATGGAAACCTTAACACAATGTCAATACATGCTACTTCAGTATCCCAATACTATGAAAATCAAACATAATGAGCAGAAAAGAAGATCAATAATTCATTCAGTCCTTTAGTTGTAAGGCATGCAACTTCTAAACTTGCAATTGTATataaaaaatgagaaattaCTCAAACTGGTCAATGTATCATTTAACAAGGTTAAAACCTATTAGAAAGGTTACATAACCAAAGAATACCAGAATGATAGAATTCAAAGTACCCCAAAACAGCCCCGcctagagaaaaagagagaaaatgatGCAGCATACGAAAACAGTGACACAAAATTCATTTGGGAATAACTCTCCAGAATATGCCCAAAAAAGGTGTCCATCATTTTACTGATTACCAATCAATCAAAAAGGAAAATATCAAAAGACGTTGTAAACGACTATTTTGACCATGATTGTTTCACCCCAGGttcacaacaaatttcaaaaaGCGAATCCTGAATCACATACCAAATGCTAGTAAGATAAAACCTTCCCAAGACTTTATAGActtatttctttcaaaactcACCACATATGCCACACTGTTTAAAATGTGACTTTGCACCAATACTCAaagaaatatttatataatgtggTTATAAGTAGAACTCAGGAGCCTCAATCAGAGACTGAAAATATGCACATAgcataaatcaaacaaaaggTTCCAAAGACTGCACCATAAATCGAGACATAAATTGCACTAACGAACTAGCAAAACCATGTAAATAGTATGCACTTAACCTAAATAACCCAAGTGCAGAAATGGAGGGGCAACAGGGAAGAGATAAAATGCAAATACAAGCTCTTTAATAGTTGAATACCAACCAGCATCTGGAAAGGTGCCTCAATGTTTGCATTCGGTGGGGGAACATGTTTGATAATAGCATCAAGTAGCTGTGACATGTTTTTTGAATCAGCAGGAGGTTCTTTAGTAAAAGTAGACGAAGCCCATCCTTCTTTAGCAGACGCATATAGCACTGGAAAATCCAGCTGTTCTTCTAATCAATAATAAGAATCACTGATTTAGTGTTTTATCTAACCTATAGGAGTTGGGAGAGTAAAAGTCAACAGAATAAATGGTCAAGTCAATTCTACTTTTAATAATATCACACCTGTAGCACCAAGATTTGCAAAAAGATCAAATACCAGACTCTCAACTTCATCACACATCTCCTCGGTAACTgcatagaaaataaaaacaagaacTTGAAAATTAATCTACATAAAATGAATGCCACACATACATACAGAGGGGGCGCATTAcatacaaacacacatttagaATGCTATCACAAAGCAACAAAAATACTTAGCCACAGATTTTCATTCTTATACCATCAACATTTGTCTGTTGTTTCACAAATGTTCGCATACCAAAAAAAATCAGCATTAATCCTGAAATCTGGTGGGACAAACCTGACCAACCAAATCACACTAAAATTTGGGACGGCTCAGTTACTCGGTATCGGTAAGTCCAACAAAAATGTGTGAAATCAATTCAAGACAATTTATTGAGTACAAATAACGGATTTTCCCCCACCAAGTTTAAGTGATAAGGTTACAATGAAAGATCCACCATAATCTATAAGTACTTAGAGCCATTCATATCACATTTATTActccatatatattttcatataataaTATCAGTTAATAAGGATTCTACAAAGCCAAACTGTTCCTCAACCAAATGAATTCACACAGCACAGTGTAGCTAACTGAAAACCAAAAGTCTTTCCCCTTATAGTTTCATAGTATTACTCATGCAATTGTTTAGATTGCACAATTTGCACAATAAAGACCAGAAATATGTACCTGCAGGCCGATCAACTTTgttcaaaagaagaagaggacgCAGCCCATATTTCAAGGCTTTGGCAAGCACAAACTTTGTCTGTGCAAGCGGACCTTCCCCGGCATCAACAACTAAAACAGCCCCTTCAACCATACCAACAACCCGCTCAACCTATATCCATCCACATTGCCGAAAACGAATCAAACCATTTAACTTAAATCCATAAAAACTAGCATACAACtgaaataaaatacaaattgGGCAAACGAGTGGCATACTTCTCCACCAAAATCGGCATGTCCAGGCGTATCAACCATATTTAACTCATTATCCTTCCAGAATACCGACGTCACCTGCAGTAATTACACACTCACTCGATGAACATTGATCCAAACATAACCAAAATCATTAATATCAAACATTAGGATTTACAGTATAATCCAAAATCTAGTCACGAGTTCACTGAAAATTTCAAGGCGTTTTCAATTGTGTGATGAACCAAATCAGAGCCAAACCTTGGAGGCAATGGTGATGCCGCGCTCGCGCTCGAGGCTGATGTTGTCCATGGCGCGTTCGTGGGGGATGTCGGCGCCGCACTGGCGGAGGAGGCGGTCCATCAGCGTGGTCTTGCCGTGGTCAACGTGCGCTATGACCGCCACGTTGCGGAGGCGGGCGGGGTCGAGCAAGCTGCTCTGGAGAGTCGCATCGGAGGCAGCGGTGGCGGAGGAGAAGGGGCGGCGGAGGAGGTAGGGTTTggagggagaggaggaagagagagtggCGCGCGTGGAGGACCAGAGAGAGCGAAGCAACGGCCCCGCCATTTCTCTCTCGACTTGATAGACTCTCTCGGAAATGGCTTCCTCAGTTTGCTAAGCACTTGCCTGCGTTTCGGGTTTAAGCCTGTTTCCTAGggtttttcaattttctttttttagaaaaaaaaaataaaatgaaaaaagataTCGTAATTTTTTCATAATGATATCAACCATCAAAAAACAACATACTTGAAAAGTACAATTTAGTCTAGCGTCATAAGCTCCCTTTTCGGAAATGCATTTTTTAACTGTTTCAGAGAGAGCAATGATCTCCGcatgattcgaagaagtagcaacaagagattgTTTAGTGGATTTTCAAGATATCGTTGTATTCACAATGTTAAATACATAACtagtttgagaacgagccttgtgaggaTCAGAAAGGTACCATGCGTCGGCATAagcaactaacaagttgttttgagtctttgCATCAAGGGAAGGAGCAAGGACGACACTATACCAAAATATCAAATAGACAATAGTTGGTAGACAATGGACGCCATAAaaaaaccataaaagataaagTCAGAGATCACCCCATTCAGGAGGTGGTGTTAACAAGTCTCCAGTCGAGGAGATTCCCTTGGTGGGGAGTTTCATATCTTCATTTCTGGCCCAAATATCCGAGTTCAAATTACTTAGAACCTGGGCCGGCCTATTCGTGGTTATGGAGAGTGATCTAGGACCCCGGGTCTAGGCACATGGGTTAACTAGCGCCCTCGGGACGTCTATGGATCTGGCGTGACCTAAGTATACCCGGGTCAGGTTTTGACCTAGGTAGGCTATTAACCACAAGGTCGGAGGTTCGAACCCTTCTTCTAGCGCCAAATGTTACGGGAGCCAAATCCGGGGGATCGAGTTTTTCGTATCCTTGTATTTCAATGTGTCAGCTCAGTAGGATATGCACACAACACAAGTCAAAGTCAAAGGACCAGCGGTGCACCAACATTTGACCCTCCGAAACTTAATTAGTATCCGGTACGGAATAAGTTCCAGAGTTAAGAATTTAGGAACACGTTACCCCTTTTAGGTGGTTTAGGCAGCTTATTTATAGGTGTAGTGGAGAATGTATCTGGCTCTTCCCTCGATGTGAGAATACGCACAGTACATTGTGTTTATCCTTGAAGGCGAGCCACCGTGGGTGGCGTTAATAGCGATACCCGAGCAAGCATAGGGGCTACCGGGCCGGCTTGCCTGCATGCTGGGCCTTCCAAGTTTCCGGCCACCATTCCGGCGACCAGAGTAGGAGGGGATTAAGCCGGAGATCACCCCATTCAGGGGGTGGTGTTAACACTCCTACATGGTTGGAGCTTCCCCATCACACACCTGCGCTTGATTTCACTCGAACTCTTGTGCCTCAACTGACACCCTAGGGCATATGGAGAACTGCTTTGAGAAGTTGATCTTACACGAGAATAATGAACTTGTGATCTTCATTTTTGACAAAAATATCCCATGGCTTGGAGTCCTGGGCTTTCTATCAAAGCATGCAAATTGCATTCAGCAACAACTATTACCTCCAGGTAAATAAGCCTTGGTACAATTAAGGTAAATAACAGAAAAAGTGATAACAACGTAAACTCTAAAGCCTGCAAATTCTTTACTTCTACTATTTCACTTGGACTCTTTCAGTACCATCTCGGAGAACCTTTACAAAATCACCTATGTTTCCTCTTATATCCAACAGAACAGTACAAAATCCTCGATACTTGCAGTATTTCGTAATAGCATTAGATTGATATGATCTAATCCACAGTTTCAATACCTTTCTGAGCTTTTTCTAGTTTTACTGTTGTCTTATTTCTGCAAAAGATAATTAGCTTATCAATTTGACCATGTCTGGGGGCATGGAGTACATGGAGAATCACTACTTGCTGATATAATTCGGAGCGGTTATTAGCAGAGGCTCCTTCTGATGTTGGAAGAGAGTTGCTCTCACCAAATATAGCGAACTAGATTAAATGCCCGCGCGTTGCTGCAGTTTTCTACGCTGGTGATTAAAGTATAAGAAACGTATGAGACATCAATGAAGGgaataaattatattaaattgcATTTAATACATATATTACATTTAAAATGGAGCCATTGCTAATTGATTATACAAAATGCTCTATTTGGATGTTCACTGCCACTAAACAAAAATGCACTGATAGATGTAGCTACATAGCTTACATAAGTTCAACAATAGTAatttatatagatatatatatatatatatatataaacataaacatatataGTTCACATCTAGTTATTCCTTGCTCCAGTCAATTCCCTGTCATGTTGAATCGAAAGAAATACAACTCTTAGTTATGAGATGATGGCATGTTAAATTTTAAGTAGTTAAGTAGTCAAGTATGTGGatatataaaaagtaaatagTTTTACCTTTCTAATTTCTTCTTCAATCCTGAGGCGGATAATGCCTTTGTACATGCATTAattcctctctcttttttagagtttttttctgGTGTTGGCATGATTGGATGTTGTTCGGTTGCTGATCCTGAAATATGTTGGTCCTGGGAGGATGCGTGTCACTGTCAGTTCACCATATCGGTTAATTTTCAGCTGAAATGTATAGCTCTGACCGATGGTattcttaatttctttggGCAGAGTTTTTCTGTGCTTCATGGGATATTCTATTCACCAGCTCCTCACACGCACACCCAAAGAGTTGTTATGCTTGTTTCCCCATTAATGTAACCGTTTTCTCATCACATTTATCTTCAATAATCATGGACACCCGGTAACTGTGACAAATTTAAAATGAAGCTGAGATGAGCAATGATCAATGAAGTAAAAAGCATCTCAATCGGTTACAAAGAATGGATCATTTAGTTGTGGTTGTTGTGCTAATGATCATGTCATATACATATTGTTTTGAATGCTCATTTCGTTTCAAATATAGAATGCGGTAATGATATGGAATTGTATTTAATTGAGGAATTTAATAGAAGTATGATCTTACCATGGTACAGGTTTAAAATTAGTGGTATGGGTGACGCAACCAATTTCAACACCATAATTATTTTCCTTGAATACTTTGTTACAATTTGGTGATGAACAACCTTGGTACCACCAGCCATTATGGGTTGCATATCTACCAATTATAGCTTTGCAGTAGATTGCTTCACCCTATATTAATGAGATATTAATACAAAAATAGAACTAATTTAAGCTTTGTAGTAGAGCTTGTATAGTTTAAGctgcattttaattttttttaaagaggaTATTTTAAACTTTTTTAAAGTTTAAGCTGCAATAAAATTAttgaatatattattttttacctGGTGAGA contains:
- the LOC126801252 gene encoding uncharacterized protein LOC126801252, producing the protein MAGPLLRSLWSSTRATLSSSSPSKPYLLRRPFSSATAASDATLQSSLLDPARLRNVAVIAHVDHGKTTLMDRLLRQCGADIPHERAMDNISLERERGITIASKVTSVFWKDNELNMVDTPGHADFGGEVERVVGMVEGAVLVVDAGEGPLAQTKFVLAKALKYGLRPLLLLNKVDRPAVTEEMCDEVESLVFDLFANLGATEEQLDFPVLYASAKEGWASSTFTKEPPADSKNMSQLLDAIIKHVPPPNANIEAPFQMLVSMMEKDFYLGRILTGRVSSGCVRVGDRVHGLQNKESGVEKVEEGKIVKLMKKKGTNMVLIDSAGAGDIISMAGLARPSIGHTITSVEVMTALPTVELDPPTISMTFGVNDSPLAGRDGTHLTGGKIGDRLSAEAETNLAINVLPGLSESFEVQGRGELQLGILIENMRREGFELSVSPPKVMYKTENGQRLEPIEEVTIEVNEDHVGLVMEALSHRRAEVLDMGPVPGNDGRTRLSLTCPSRGLVGYRSVFSSATRGTGFMHRAFLTYEKFRGPLGNVRKGVLVSMGYGTITSYALMSLEPRGTLFVTPGMETYDGMIVGEHSRETDLDVNPVRNKELTNIRSAGKDDNVKLSPPRLMTLEEAIGYVASDELIEVTPKSIRLRKKYLDVNKRKTMSKRQKE